Part of the Psilocybe cubensis strain MGC-MH-2018 chromosome 11, whole genome shotgun sequence genome is shown below.
TTTTACGATTAACATCACACACAGATACTCAATTTGGCTGGAATTACACTGTTGTACCTCAAGCTGGACTGAATCTTCGGACCTTTGATTATCCTAGAGGAAAGGCCATAGGCGGATGCAGTGCCGTCAGTGAGTATTAGAAAATTTACAAGTGCTCTTTGAGAAATCTTCCTAACTTGCTACAGATTATTTAATACATCAATTTGGTACGGATGAGGATTGGGATAGATTTGCAAACTTGACTTCGGAGCCTTCTTGGTCTTGGGCAAACATGAAGCAGTATGTGCAAAAAGTGCGTGCGTTCTTGCCAACGCAGTGAATTTTCACTCTTTGTTTACAAATTTTGATACACAGTACAAGCAAATAGTTAAACCCCTTGACGGGCATAACATTACCGGGAAGTTCAATCCCTCCCTACATGGTTTCAGCGGAATGGTCCAGGCAAGTCTCCCTGAACTGAGTTTCCCCATAGACGGCCGTATTGCGGCTACTCTTGATCAACTATCATCagagttcaagttcaacaatGACACCGTAGGAGGGGATCAGAGTCCTCTTGGATTTGGTTTTATCCAATCTAGCTCCGGCTTCGGAATTCGCAGCAGCTCTCATAGTGTATATTACATCCCTTTTAGCACTCGACCAAACATGTTTCTGCTCACCTCAGCCACCGCTACCCAAATACTTCAAACTGGAATCACCTCTACAGGCCTTAATTCATTCCGCTCTGTGAATTTTATTCAATCATTCAAAAACGGTAAAATCTTGATATATCATCAATGAGATTCTATTAATACCATATCCAGTCACTCTGACTGCAAGGCGAGAAGTGATCCTGTCGGCAGGCGCTATCGGTACCCCGCAGCTCCTCCAGCTTTCCGGCATTGGAAACGGGCAAGATCTAAGAAAATTAAATATCCCGGTAATAATCAACAATCCCAGTGTAGGAAGCAATCTGTACGACCGCACCCTTCTCCCCAACATCTTTGTTGTACAAGATCTGGTGGCAGATATGACTTTTGACAATATATTTCGAAGTTCTAGTACGGTCAACGCGTTATTTAATGAATGGCTAAGCAGAGAAGGGATTTTTGTTAACAACATAGCGAATAATCTTGGATTTGCCCGGATGCACCTGTAGTCGCACCCTGAAGTCTTCATaccctggcagttgccaggtgtatgggaagtatctacgctggcaactgccaggtgcCACAATTGAAGTCTTCAGCTGAGCGATGGTCAATACGACCaaacaaatcccaaacacGGTGAGCGGGGCCCCGCCAGGCGCGAAAAATGGCTTTGCTCGTTGTTCGGGCGGCCGTTTGGGGCAGGAAAAAATACGTCGGGGTCGGCTCGATGAGCAGACCGCATCGGCGTTGTTTGCGCGACGTTATGGACAgcgggcggggtggatggggcgGGGCGACGTTGGATGACGCTCGCATTATTTCTGGGTGATTTCCCGATTCGGGTAATAGATCATTGATGTACTGATGTAATCAAAttgatcatcaccatcaatccATCACGCCGCGGCCATCGATTCAGCCAGTGCATGCaccgtgcgcgcgcgcgcgttgAAAATGCGCACTGCTCGTTGGCCTGTAGGTCTTTCGCGCAGACGCTTTGTTATGAGACATAATATTACTAATAGAGGGACGTCCTGCGACGCCGTATGCTCACCAAATCAAACAAATGAGATATCTAAAGGATTACAATGCATTATGCAACACATAGTATCTTTACATGTTTCTACATAGTTGATGGACATGGCACATATTTTGAGTGACTATGGATTAGAAAATATAGTAGTAAGATGATCAATACATGAGTAATTCGGTAATACTCGTCAAATACAGTTCATGTAATGGCTTTTGATGAATGTTGCTACTGTTATATCCACTGGCACTTGTTGTGCCCTTCCTGTGCCACTCTGGATGCTATATTTGTTTGTATGTTGTTAAGAAAGTTTGACAATTATTGCTATATATGTAGATTCTTATGCACGACTGTAAAGGATCGGAAAGCTTGCTCGAGAACACTTTCTTATccatcggcaaaagtgaccaagtCCCAAAATGCCTTTGCTGCCTTTTAAGGAAGGCCAATGATTCATGTGACATAATTATGTcacacaaaacatttgggtaaaatttggaggcACCCAAAACATTTagaaggcatttggaggctccaaaaacatttgtagAGCCCAAAAGTTATTACTAAATATTTCACATACTTACACTTATTTCTCAATTATTGGTTTGCCATAGAATTTAGAGTGAATGATTGATcataaataaaaagaaaaagaaaagcttGAGTTCAACTTGACATGCACTCAAATGATTACCGGCCTTAGAGTGCGCAAAAATGATTTTTCAATGTAAAAATTTATTCACAGTATCATTGCACAATGTCAATTTAAGGCAAAGTCCACCGTTTCTGTCTAGCCATCGACAAAGAGCCTCCCAGGTCTGATTACAAATTAAGTCGGAGATTGAATCAATGTTATGTGTATAATAACTCGAGACATGCCCCgaattcctttctttcctcacTCTCATGTCTCCTGGTTCTGACAACACAATCTTCTGGTGTCCCATGCACATGACATAGGCCTGAAAGTTAAACTCACAAGGTAAATCAATTATCCCCAACTGCCAGTGCAACCCAACTGACAATTTCTTTTATGTCTTTGCTCCTCCTTCGACTTTGATACATCTTTCCATCAAGTATAGATTACAGTCTTACGGACATGCATGTTGAATTAattgtgagtatatgcgcatcaAATGCGCATACATTTTGCATTTTGCTTACCATGACTCACTGTGACACATCCAGATCCAGATCTCAAATCACACGAGTTATTGTGACCTGGTCACACGGAGTCTCCCAGGGTCTGGTTGACCATTATCGTCATCTGTACTCGTTTCTATGTACCCTCCATTGTAGTCAATCAAATTTTATTGTGTTAGTATTTCCAAAGTGTGTGATTATTGGGAAATGGCTGCTATAAATAAGAATAAACAAGCTGTAGCATTGTGTGAACCTCAAATCTTTTTTGGGTCTCTCAAATGCAACTCAAATGTtgtccaaatgtttttgggtctcccaaattttaccGAAATGATTTCATTAAATTTAGATTTTGATAAAACATTCATTCTAGTGAAGGATTTGTAGCCTTTCAAAATTGCGAGTCTCTACTTAGTCGATATAAAAGGCCATTTGCGCCTTGGGGCCTTTGGGcgtccccaaatgccttactaaggcatttggggacttggtcacttttgccgatgtctcaatatctaaaaatagccacATTTCCGGACGCTCTTTCCACGTCAATTCCAACAGTAAATATTCAATTGGGAAACATCTTCATGTTGAAGTTGCAAATAAAATTATTGCTAAAATAATGTATAATCATTCTATATCCAAATATActgtgaaaaaaaaatggatgcCTCAAAAGGTGTGCTTCAAGCTCGGAAGGTCGACCTCAGAAACTACTAAATCCATAAATTCATCCAACAAGATCACCTTGTAGGAAATTACAACACACGGTATAAAGTGTATATATTTCAATTCATTGTTAAACCAGCTACATGTtggtatcttttttttgatgtAATCTTCAGAATTGCGTTCAGAATTGCAAAATTACACAGAAAATTTTGAATCCGAGATCACCAAATTAGATTCCGGCACTGTATACGTGCTAAATATTGAGTGAGACAGCAAATATAACACTGTTTTTGTCTATACTTCCAAAAGATGAATACTCTGTAGAATATGTTGGTTACTCATATGCCCTTTTATTTGATCTCGAGTTCATCAGAATGTGAAAATAATCAGTGACCCCTTCTTTTTTGCATCATTGATACTGGCAAAGTAGCAGCAATCCCATTTTACATTAAATATTCTTACTATATATTGCTATATATGATCACA
Proteins encoded:
- a CDS encoding Pyranose dehydrogenase 1, with translation MDYRLIIEFVRLPFVLEFNICDMLVSAAFFLGILPLGLGITIADPSELTTFSYDYIIVGGGTAGLVVANRLTENPNITVAILEAAWDTQFGWNYTVVPQAGLNLRTFDYPRGKAIGGCSAVNYLIHQFGTDEDWDRFANLTSEPSWSWANMKQYVQKYKQIVKPLDGHNITGKFNPSLHGFSGMVQASLPELSFPIDGRIAATLDQLSSEFKFNNDTLRLRNSQQLS